A segment of the Deltaproteobacteria bacterium genome:
GCGATGGTCCGGCACGAATCACGGCCGAGGATCTGGCCGAATGGTGGCGGACCATCACCTATGAGGTGCTGTGCCTGCTTGGTCAGAACCCCCGTGTGTATGGCCGCGTTGGCTAAACCCCGCCCCTTGGCTGAATGACTCGCCACGGGCATCTCCCTTTTGGGGCATGCCCGTGGCGCGTTTTGGGGGGGCGTCGAGGACGTGCTTGCCCTGGCCCTCTCGTCTTTGGTGGCACGGTTTTCAGGCGGACAGACGTCGCAAGCCCTGATCCAGATCCGCGATCAGATCGTTTGGATCTTCCAGGCCGATGTGCAGACGGATGATGGTCTTGCCGTCGAGGGGGCTTGGAAAGCGCCGTCGAGGCTGTCCCGCCGTGATCAGACTGACATATCCTCCCCAACTGTAGCCGATGCCGAACAGGCGCAGTCCGTCGATGAAGCGGGCCAGAATTTCTGGGGGATATTCGTGGTCGAGGGTCAGGGAGAATAGGCCCGAGGCCCCGTGGAAATCGCGTTTCCAGAGATGGTGCTGGGGGTGCTCGGGCAATGCGGGGTGGAGGACGCTGCCCACCAAAGGGTGTTGACGCAGCCATTCTGCGACGAGCAGGGCCGACGCGTGATGGGCATGCATGCGCAGGTGCAGCGTCTTGAGTCCGCGCAGGGTCAGCTGGCAATCTTCGGGCGCGGCGTATATTTCACGACAGGCGTAAAACGAGTCCAGGATAGGGGCGTATTCGGCGGTGGTCGAAACCGCGCCCATGAGCACATCGGAATGGCCGGACAGATATTTGGTTGCCGAATGGATGGAGACATCCACGCCCAGGGAAAAGGGGTCGAGGAACAGAGGCGTGGCCCATGTGTTATCCAGGATGGTGGCGATGCCGCGTGATTTGGTCACGGCGGTGATGGCTGGGATGTCCTGTATTTCAAAAGTGTTGGAGCCTGGCGATTCGAGGAATACAAGACGGGTTTCAGGCCGCAGGGCATCAATGATATCCGCGCCCACGTCCGGGGGCAAAAAACTTGTCGTGACTCCGAATTTGGACAGGACCCGCGTGCAGAAGCGGGCGGTTGGGCCGTAGACATTGTCACAGACCAGGATGTGGTCCCCGGCCCTGACAAGGGCCATGAGTGTTTCGCTGATGGCGCTGATGCCGGATGGAAAAACTCGGGTCCAGGCCGCGCCTTCCAGCTCGCGAAGGATTTCTTCCAACTGGCGTTGTTGGGGAAGGCGGTCCGTGCCGTAGGTTACTCCTGAATATTCGCCCCGGTCTGCTTGAAACGCGTCGGCGAGGGTGTCGAAGAGTACGGTGGAGCCCCGATATTGCTCTGGATTGACGGTCCGTGTTTGGAGTAGCTCCAGACGTTTGGGATGGATGATCGTGGTTTTGGGGTGCATGGCGGTCCTTGTATTTTCTTAATCTTTACAAGGATGCCGAGGAGAGCATTGTTCGTCAATCCTGGGCTGGATTTTTGAGAAAAAATCTGTCAGACAAACCGCATTGTTTTATATTCTGACTGGAGAACAATGCATGGTACGAGTTTTTTCTTCTCGAACGACATCTCCGTGGCGCGTTTTTCAGCTGTTCGTTTTTTTTGTTGTCCTTGCCGTCGTGAGTTTGAGTGGATGCGTCAAGGTGGTTTCGCCACCTCCTTCCACTCCCTTGGAGACGGAGCTCGAGCCTAGTCTTCCGGAGATATCCGTCGAGGATGTCTTGCTGGGGCAGTACGAGGAATGGCGGGGCGTGCCACACCGTATCGGCGGCACGGACAAACGGGGGGTGGACTGCTCCGGTTTGGTGCAGGCCGTGTTTCGGGAGTCCTTTGGCACGGAGTTGCCACGGACTTCGGCCGAGCAGAGTCGAGTTGGCCAAGCGATATCGCTCCATGAGAGTCGGCCCGGGGATTTGGTCTTTTTTTCGGACAGGGCCGGTGATCATATCGGAATTATCGCGGAAGACGGGATGTTCCTGCATGCATCATCATCGGCGGGCGTGACGCTTTCGGAATTAGACAATTATTGGTTGCCACGCCTCAAACGCGTCCAACGTGTTTTGCTGGTGCCCGAATTAGAAGAATAGGACGTGTTCAATCGGATTTCCGGCCCGCGCGGGTGGGCCGAAAAGATGATGGTCTGCACATACAAAGCGCACCAGCATGTTCGTTGGTGCGTGCCCGCATGACGAAACACGGTCCAACAGCGCCGCGCGTGGAGAATCATGCCGCCGCGGTCACGCCACGCCGGGCGGTCCCGGGTGTCATCTCCACGCCAACTCCATACATTCCCGCATAATCTCCCTGTTGCCGGGTGCACCAACGAACCACGCCCAGGCAAAAGTTGCCTCCACTGCCAGGGCTCGTCGCATTCGGGTGAAACCAGATTTTAAGCGGTTGCCCCTTGGGCAAGGGCTGGTCCAGTTCCAACATCAGACCGCCGATGCTGTAGTTGATGACCCGAGATGGGTGCGGATTTTCCTGGGCTGTAAAAAGTTCTATATCACACCGGGCAAGGCTCGCCTTGCGGGGCCATTTGCGTTTGTCTGACATGGAAAGCTCCAAGAGGTAAAATGTCCCATATTTTCGGATTGTATGGCTTGTGGGAAGATTGTCCAGACTCTGCCCGGATGTTCGCGGATGTCAGTAGCGACCGTTTTTGACCGTGGTCACAAAGGGTTCCAAGGCGGGATCGTTTTCGACGACAACGCCCCTGGAGTCGGGATCGAGCCAGCCGAAATCAGCCCCGCGCCAGACCACGGTGGTCTTTCTGACGGTGAAGGCATGATCGACATAGACGAGCTCAAGCCGGCCCGTGCGTTCGTAGTCCGTGGTGTCGCAAGCAATGCCGGTCTTGGGGCCTGCCGTGTCCTGGATGACCACGGGGTAGCCGGTTTTGATTGTGGGGCGCATGGCGGTCCTGGGAATGGTTGGAAGGCGGGGCGTCCAAAGTTTCGGGAGATGCGGCGTGATGTCTCCCTTGCTTTCGATGCCTGGAGTAGGCACCTCTTCATTTTATGCATGATAACTGGCTCTGGGCATTGACGCAAAGCCCTTTTGCCGCGCCAATCTGTCGTCACGCGCCATTTTGAACGCGGCTTGCAATTCACCTTCGCCTTTTCTAGGGCTTCTTCACCCGCACATCTTTTTCCGAGAGCACCATGACCGGTTTTACCCACCTGCACTGTCATTCCGAATATAGCCTGCTGGACGGCGCCATCCGCTTGAAGGATTTGTGCGCCCGGGCCGTGGATTTTGGTTTCTCGTCCGCGGCCATCACCGATCACGGCAATTTGTTCGGGTCCCTGCCGTTTTATCTGGAGGCCAAGAAACACGGCATCAAACCCATCCTCGGCAGTGAGGTCTACATTGCCCAGGACATGCTCAACCGGGAGAACAAGCAACGCTTTCATCTGGTGCTTCTGGCCCAGACCCTGGCTGGCTACCACAACTTGGTCAAGATCGTATCCGCCGGATTTCTGAGCGGGTTTTATTACAAGCCGCGCGTGGACAAGGACTTTTTGCGCCGCCACAGCGAGGGCCTGATCTGTCTTTCGGCCTGCCTGCAGGGCGAGGTGCCATGGAGCCTGCGTCATGAGAGCATGGACAAGGCTTTGGTCAAGGCGCGGGAATATATGGAGATATTCCCGGATCGTTTTTATCTGGAAGTCCAATCCAACGGCCTCAAGGAGCAGGAAGTCGTCAACGACCGTTTGATGGAGTTGGCCAAGGAAACCGGCCTGCCCCTGGTGGCCACCAATGATTGTCACTATTTGGGCAAGGATGACTACGAGGCACACGATATTTTGCTGTGCGTGGGCACAGGCAAGATCGCCACGGAAAAGCAGCGTCTCAAATTTGAAACCAACGAGTTTTACTACAAAGCTCCGGAGGAAATGGAAGCAGCCTTCAGCCATTGCCCCGAGGCCATCGAGAACGCCGGACGCATCGCGGATTTGTGCGAGGTGGAGTTCAAGCTCAAGCAACATTTTTTTCCGGTCTATGACGTGCCCGAAGGTTCCAGCCTGGACGAGGAGTTCCGTCGTCTGGCCGAGCAGGGGCTGGTCGAGCGCATCAAGGCCCTGCCGTACGACGTGGACGAGCAGGCCTACCGCGACCGGCTTGAGATCGAACTCAAGGTTATCATCGAGAAGGGCTTTCCGGCGTATTTTCTTATTGTCCAGGACTTTATCAACTGGGCCAAGTCCAACGGTATTCCCGTGGGGCCGGGGCGCGGATCGGCCGCAGGATCGTTGGTGGCCTATTCGTTGAAGATCACGGACCTGGACCCCATCCGCTACCATCTTTTTTTCGAGCGTTTTTTGAACGTGGAACGCGCGTCCATGCCCGATATCGACGTCGACTTCTGTTACAACCGGCGCGACGAGGTCATCAAATACGTCTCCCAAAAATACGGGGCCGACCATGTGGCCCAGATCGTGGCCTTCGGGACCATGAAAGCCAAGGGCGTCATCCGCGACGTGGCCAGGGCTCTGGATATCAGCCTCAAGGATGCGGACCGCATCGCCAAGCTCATCCCCGATGATCTGAAGATGACCCTGACCAAGGCCCTGGCCGAAGAGCCGGACCTGCAGCCGCTCATCGACAGCGATCCACGCTTCAAGAAGCTCTACGACGTGGGGCGCCGCTTGGAAGGCCTGGCCCGGCATTCGTCCATCCACGCCGCGGGCATCGTTATTTCCCAGAAGCCCATGGTTGAATATCTCCCTTTGCACCGGGGCAAGAACGGGGAGGTTGTCACCCAGTTCGACATGAAGAAGGTCGAGCTGGTGGGACTCATCAAGTTTGACTTTTTGGGCCTCAAAACCCTGACCGTCATCGACGACGCCCTGAAGTTGATCCGCAAGAACAACAAGCCCACGCCCATCCTGGAAAAATTGCCGCTGGACGATCCGCAGACATTTGAGCTGCTGTGCCGGGGCGAGACCGACGGCGTGTTCCAGTTGGAATCCGACGGCATGCGCCGGGTGCTCAGGGGGCTCAAGCCCTCGTGTTTTGAGGACATCATCGCGCTTTTGGCCTTGTACCGCCCGGGGCCGCTTGAATCCGGCATGGTCGATGACTTCATCGGCCGTAAGCACGGCCTGAAAAAGGTCGAATACGAGTATCCGGAATTGGAACCCGTGGTCCATCCCATCCTGGAGGACACCTACGGGGTTATCCTCTATCAGGAACAGGTCATGAAGATTGCTTCGGACCTGGCCAAGTATTCCTTGGGCGAGGGCGACAATCTGCGCCGGGCCATGGGCAAGAAGGATCCGGCCGAAATGGCCAAGCAGCGGGTCCGTTTCCTGGACGGCGCCAAGGAGAACGGCATTTCCCAGGAAGCGGCCGAATACATTTTCGACCTCATGGAGAAATTTGCCGGCTACGGATTCAACAAGTCCCACAGCGCGGCCTACGCCGTCATTTCCTACCAGACGGCCTACATCAAGGCCCATTACCCGGCCGAGTTCATGGCCGCCATCATCACCTCGGAAGTGTCCAATTCCGACAAGATCCTGGCCCATGTCAGCGCCTGCCGGGATTTGGGCGTGGACGTGCTGCCCCCGGACATCAACAGAAGTTTCAACGAATTTACCGTCGAGGACGAGTCCATCCGCTACGGTTTGTCCGGCATCAAGGGCGTGGGCGAAGCGGCCGTGGAGTCCATTGTCGAGGAGCGCGAAAAGGACGGGCCATACACCAGCCTGCTCGATTTTTGCCAGCGTGTGAATTTGCGCAAGGTCAACAAGAAGGTTTTGGAATGCCTGATCAAATCTGGCGCCATGGACGCGTTTGGCTGCTCGCGCCGAGCGCTGCTGGAGGGGCTCGACAAGGTTCAGGCCATGGCCCAGAAGCGGGCCAAGCGCAAAACGTCGGGGCAGCTTTCGTTTTTGGGGATGGTCGAGGAGAACACCTGTAATCTGACCGGCCTTGGCCTTGAGAACGAGGGGGCGGATATCGAGGAGTACGGGGACGACGAAAAATGCCGCATGGAAAAGGAAGCGTTCGGTTTTTTTCTGATAGGGCATCCCTTGCAGCCCTTTCGTCAGGAAATTCGCCGTCTGGGGTATCAATCCTTGGCCCAGTGCGCGGATTTGCCGGAAAAGACCCCCGTGCAGGTGCCGGTGCTGATCACGGCGACCAAGGTTATCGTCACCAAGAAGGGCGACCGCATGGCGTTTTGCGCCATCGAGGATTTGAGCGGGTCGGGCGAGGCCATTGTTTTTACCGAACCGTACAGTCAGCATAAGGAGTTGCTCGCTTCCGAGGAGCCGCTGCTGTTGGTCGGAACCGTGGCCAGGCGCGAAATGAATGGCGACGACGAGGCCGCCGAGGAAGGGCCGAAAAAGCCCAAGCTTCTGGCCGAGGGATTCAAGCCCCTGGCTGGCATGGTCGGCCAGGGCAGCGATCCGGTTGTGCTTTTTGTGCGCGCCAATGGCGCGCCGGTTGATTGGGACGGACTTGACGCGGTGCTGCGGAAATATCCGGGCCAGGCTCCGGTGCAGATCGACGTGGCGCGGGACGAATTTGTCTGCCGGTTGCAGTTCGGGCCGGATTTCATGGTCGCGCCGTGCCCGGAATTTTGGCGGGATTTCGAAAATTGGAAGCAGGCATAGGAGGTTGTGTGGGACAGGGACAATGGCGGCTGCGGGTTTGTTCGGATTTCAGTTCCTCGCACCAGCTGCGGCATTACGAGGGCAAGTGCGAGAACATGCACGGCCACAATTTCAGCGTCGAGGTCGATGTGGTCGGAGACAGGCTTGATCCAAAATTGGGCCTGCTCATGGATTTCAAGGAACTCAAGCGTCTGCTCAAGATTGTCACCGAAGAGCTCGACCACAAGCATCTCAACGACCTGCCGGCTTTTGCCGACCAGAATCCGTCCTCGGAGCTGCTGGCCCAATACGTCTTCCGGCGCATGCGCGATCTTCTGACAGGACATCCGGTGCGCCTGACACAGGTCATGGTTTCAGAAAAGGACAGCTCCCGCGCCTACTATTTTGAGGATCAGGACTGATGCGCGCCCTGGTGCAGCGCGTACGCCGGGCCTCTGTCGCCGTGAACGGACGGATCGTGGGCGAAATTGGACCGGGGTGCGCGGTGCTGCTGGGTTTTGGTGGCACGGATTCTTCAGGCATGATCGGCGACCCGGCCTGGACAAAATTTATGCAAAAGCTTCTGGGCCTGCGCCTGTTCCCTGATGCGTCCGGCCCCATCAACGCCAGTTTGGCCGATCACGGCGGCGGCATTCTGGTCGTGTCCCAGTTCACCTTGTACGCGGATGTGCGCAAGGGCCGCCGGCCATCCTTCTCCGATGCGGCCAGGCCCGATGAGGCCAGGATGCTGTACGACGCCTTTGTGGCCGATTTGCGCCGGAGCTGGTCGGACGTGGCTGAAGGCGTTTTCGGCGCGGACATGGACGTGAGCCTGGTCAACTGGGGGCCGGTGACCATCTGGATGGACAGCGATCAGTTTTGATCGC
Coding sequences within it:
- a CDS encoding PilZ domain-containing protein, whose amino-acid sequence is MSDKRKWPRKASLARCDIELFTAQENPHPSRVINYSIGGLMLELDQPLPKGQPLKIWFHPNATSPGSGGNFCLGVVRWCTRQQGDYAGMYGVGVEMTPGTARRGVTAAA
- a CDS encoding DNA polymerase III subunit alpha, with amino-acid sequence MTGFTHLHCHSEYSLLDGAIRLKDLCARAVDFGFSSAAITDHGNLFGSLPFYLEAKKHGIKPILGSEVYIAQDMLNRENKQRFHLVLLAQTLAGYHNLVKIVSAGFLSGFYYKPRVDKDFLRRHSEGLICLSACLQGEVPWSLRHESMDKALVKAREYMEIFPDRFYLEVQSNGLKEQEVVNDRLMELAKETGLPLVATNDCHYLGKDDYEAHDILLCVGTGKIATEKQRLKFETNEFYYKAPEEMEAAFSHCPEAIENAGRIADLCEVEFKLKQHFFPVYDVPEGSSLDEEFRRLAEQGLVERIKALPYDVDEQAYRDRLEIELKVIIEKGFPAYFLIVQDFINWAKSNGIPVGPGRGSAAGSLVAYSLKITDLDPIRYHLFFERFLNVERASMPDIDVDFCYNRRDEVIKYVSQKYGADHVAQIVAFGTMKAKGVIRDVARALDISLKDADRIAKLIPDDLKMTLTKALAEEPDLQPLIDSDPRFKKLYDVGRRLEGLARHSSIHAAGIVISQKPMVEYLPLHRGKNGEVVTQFDMKKVELVGLIKFDFLGLKTLTVIDDALKLIRKNNKPTPILEKLPLDDPQTFELLCRGETDGVFQLESDGMRRVLRGLKPSCFEDIIALLALYRPGPLESGMVDDFIGRKHGLKKVEYEYPELEPVVHPILEDTYGVILYQEQVMKIASDLAKYSLGEGDNLRRAMGKKDPAEMAKQRVRFLDGAKENGISQEAAEYIFDLMEKFAGYGFNKSHSAAYAVISYQTAYIKAHYPAEFMAAIITSEVSNSDKILAHVSACRDLGVDVLPPDINRSFNEFTVEDESIRYGLSGIKGVGEAAVESIVEEREKDGPYTSLLDFCQRVNLRKVNKKVLECLIKSGAMDAFGCSRRALLEGLDKVQAMAQKRAKRKTSGQLSFLGMVEENTCNLTGLGLENEGADIEEYGDDEKCRMEKEAFGFFLIGHPLQPFRQEIRRLGYQSLAQCADLPEKTPVQVPVLITATKVIVTKKGDRMAFCAIEDLSGSGEAIVFTEPYSQHKELLASEEPLLLVGTVARREMNGDDEAAEEGPKKPKLLAEGFKPLAGMVGQGSDPVVLFVRANGAPVDWDGLDAVLRKYPGQAPVQIDVARDEFVCRLQFGPDFMVAPCPEFWRDFENWKQA
- a CDS encoding D-tyrosyl-tRNA(Tyr) deacylase, yielding MRALVQRVRRASVAVNGRIVGEIGPGCAVLLGFGGTDSSGMIGDPAWTKFMQKLLGLRLFPDASGPINASLADHGGGILVVSQFTLYADVRKGRRPSFSDAARPDEARMLYDAFVADLRRSWSDVAEGVFGADMDVSLVNWGPVTIWMDSDQF
- the queD gene encoding 6-carboxytetrahydropterin synthase QueD → MGQGQWRLRVCSDFSSSHQLRHYEGKCENMHGHNFSVEVDVVGDRLDPKLGLLMDFKELKRLLKIVTEELDHKHLNDLPAFADQNPSSELLAQYVFRRMRDLLTGHPVRLTQVMVSEKDSSRAYYFEDQD
- the metC gene encoding cystathionine beta-lyase codes for the protein MHPKTTIIHPKRLELLQTRTVNPEQYRGSTVLFDTLADAFQADRGEYSGVTYGTDRLPQQRQLEEILRELEGAAWTRVFPSGISAISETLMALVRAGDHILVCDNVYGPTARFCTRVLSKFGVTTSFLPPDVGADIIDALRPETRLVFLESPGSNTFEIQDIPAITAVTKSRGIATILDNTWATPLFLDPFSLGVDVSIHSATKYLSGHSDVLMGAVSTTAEYAPILDSFYACREIYAAPEDCQLTLRGLKTLHLRMHAHHASALLVAEWLRQHPLVGSVLHPALPEHPQHHLWKRDFHGASGLFSLTLDHEYPPEILARFIDGLRLFGIGYSWGGYVSLITAGQPRRRFPSPLDGKTIIRLHIGLEDPNDLIADLDQGLRRLSA